The Nerophis ophidion isolate RoL-2023_Sa linkage group LG24, RoL_Noph_v1.0, whole genome shotgun sequence genome includes a region encoding these proteins:
- the rhag gene encoding ammonium transporter Rh type A encodes MPAYATNMRLKFPIVALALEIITIILFAVFVVYDDGKGHGHDPHSNDTSEHTSPMELYPMFQDVHVMIFIGFGFLMTFLKRYGFSSVGINLLLAAFGLQWGLLMQGIWHLDDGKIKVNIFKIINADFSTATVLISFGAVLGKTSPVQLLIMTILEISIFSINEHLVAEIMGANDVGASMIIHAYGAYFGLAVARMLYRPGLRNGHENDGSVYHSDMFAMIGTVFLWMFWPSFNSAIAEPGFTQLTAVINTYLSLAACVLSAYAVSSLVEHKGKLDMVHIQNATLAGGVAVGTCADMNIGPFGAMLIGFVAGIISTVGFKYLTPILASNLGIQDTCGVHNLHGMPGILGGLAGIVAVALGKKENGNAAMQAAALASSLGFALVGGAITGLIMKLPIWGQPPDQNCFDDSIYWEVPAEEEENEESLAHADHSKNKAEV; translated from the exons ATGCCTGCGTACGCCACCAACATGAGGCTCAAGTTCCCCATCGTGGCCTTGGCTTTGGAGATTATCACCATCATCCTGTTTGCGGTCTTTGTGGTGTACGATGACGGCAAAGGTCACGGCCACGACCCGCACTCCAACGACACCAGCGAACACACATCGCCCATGGAGCTCTATCCTA TGTTCCAGGATGTCCACGTCATGATCTTCATCGGCTTCGGCTTCTTGATGACTTTCCTGAAGAGATACGGCTTCAGCAGCGTGGGCATCAACTTGCTACTGGCCGCCTTCGGCCTGCAGTGGGGTCTCCTCATGCAGGGTATCTGGCATCTGGATGACGGCAAGATTAAAGTCAACATCTTCAA AATCATCAATGCAGACTTCAGCACAGCCACCGTCTTAATCTCCTTCGGAGCAGTACTGGGTAAAACCAGCCCCGTTCAGCTGCTCATCATGACCATCCTGGAGATCAGCATATTCTCCATAAACGAGCACCTGGTGGCAGAAATCATGGGG GCCAACGACGTCGGGGCCTCCATGATCATCCACGCCTACGGGGCCTATTTTGGTTTGGCCGTGGCTCGGATGCTTTACAGGCCCGGTCTGAGAAACGGCCACGAGAATGACGGATCTGTCTACCACTCTGATATGTTTGCTATGATTG GGACCGTGTTCCTCTGGATGTTCTGGCCCAGTTTCAACTCAGCTATTGCCGAACCAGGCTTCACCCAGCTCACGGCAGTCATCAACACCTACCTCTCCCTGGCCGCCTGCGTGCTTTCTGCTTACGCCGTCTCCAGCCTGGTGGAGCACAAAGGAAAACTAGACATG GTGCACATTCAGAACGCCACACTTGCTGGTGGCGTTGCCGTGGGAACGTGTGCCGATATGAACATCGGGCCATTCGGGGCGATGCTGATTGGATTTGTGGCCGGCATTATTTCCACAGTGGGCTTCAAGTACCTAACA CCTATTCTGGCATCGAATCTGGGCATCCAGGATACCTGTGGTGTCCACAATCTGCACGGCATGCCGGGCATCCTGGGAGGCTTGGCTGGTATTGTGGCTGTGGCTTTGGGTAAAAAAGAGAA CGGGAACGCCGCCATGCAAGCCGCCGCCTTGGCTTCATCCCTTGGGTTTGCTCTGGTTGGAGGGGCCATTACAG GTTTAATAATGAAGTTGCCCATCTGGGGACAACCTCCGGACCAAAACTGCTTTGATGACTCCATTTACTGGGAG